Proteins co-encoded in one Ziziphus jujuba cultivar Dongzao chromosome 9, ASM3175591v1 genomic window:
- the LOC107421544 gene encoding uncharacterized protein LOC107421544: protein MSLALLQSYSSAEEEEEDVRVSYNSSDDDDDNDRREASASLSRSIGDRSLFDLPNPSSNPSGLPSAFDAFSEISGPPEFLNNSVEEYGFSGDVDQQHGRHGGRRNRKDKKDVPASSIVEAKAQLVGIHERVRSDIEGSQPLVSAVSSTTQGGKRVATAANPNAEDAADLLRMCLQCGIPKTYSNARGMVCPMCGDRPSADPDKEPKKKGSTIKEKEKSKRMKGQSSHAAWKSETEMQLRQQFD from the exons ATGAGCTTGGCGCTGCTCCAATCTTATTCTTctgctgaagaagaagaagaagatgttcGTGTCAGCTACAATTCCTCCGATGACGACGACGACAACGACCGCCGCGAAGCTTCGGCTTCTCTGAGCCGTTCGATCGGTGACAGATCCTTATTCGACCTCCCAAATCCCTCCTCTAATCCTTCTGGACTTCCTTCTGCTTTTGATGCCTTCTCCGAG ATTTCAGGACCACCGGAGTTTTTAAACAACTCGGTGGAAGAATATGGTTTCTCTGGAGATGTGGATCAGCAGCATGGCAGACATGGTGGTCGCCGGAATCGCAAGGACAAGAAAGACGTTCCTGCTA gTTCCATAGTGGAAGCCAAAGCTCAACTAGTGGGAATCCATGAACGAGTAAGAAGTGATATTGAGGGTAGCCAACCTCTAGTATCAGCAGTTTCAAGCACAACACAAGGTGGCAAACGAGTGGCAACTGCAGCCAATCCAAATGCGGAGGATGCTGCAGACCTGCTAAG AATGTGTTTGCAATGTGGAATACCAAAGACATACTCTAATGCACGAGGAATGGTGTGTCCGATGTGCGGTGATCGTCCTTCTGCAGACCCAGATAAAGAGCCAAAAAAGAAGGGATCTACCATCAAAGAAAAGGAGAAGAGTAAGAGAATGAAGGGTCAGTCATCTCATGCTGCATGGAAAAGTGAAACGGAGATGCAGCTCCGCCAGCAATTTGATTAA